A stretch of DNA from Streptomyces venezuelae:
CCACGCCCAGCTGGAGCTGTCCGCCCCCGACGCCCACCACGATCGAGGGGGCGACGACGGGGTCGGCGCCGGAGGCGCAGTAGCCGTCCGCTTCGCCGAGGACCGGGGTGAAGGTGAGCTGGGTCGTGGCCGTGCCGCCGACCGGCAGCCGGACGGTCCTGGCCATGCCCTGCCGGCGGACGTCCAGTGGCTTGTTCCGGTCCGGCGAGCCCTGGCCCGCGAGGGCCACGGTCGGGAAGCCCCGCAGCTCACACGCCCTCGGGCCGTCGTTGGTCACGGTGACCCGCACCTGAGTCGCGCCCGCCCGCTCTGCGCTGTCGGCCACGAGCTGGCTGCTCCTACAGGGGGCCAGCGGCGCCCGCAGCGAGACCGTCGCATCTGCCGAGGCGGAAGCCTGAGACGAGGCCGAGACCGAAGCCGGCCCCGCAGCCGAGGCCGCCGAAACGGTGCCGGCCAGGAGGCCGGCCGCGAGCAGCACCGACGAGGTCCTGACCGCGCCGCGTTTCCTGGTGCCCTTCATGGGTTCTTCTCCCCCGTCCTGGGGCCGGGCGCCACCACGTTCCGGGCACCCCGCCCGGTGTCGGTCGATCCCCTTTCACCATCGCATCGGGCGGCGGCGGCCACATCCCCGCACGGCCCGTCGGGCCCGGGGGGACGCCGGTAGCCTGACCCGCATGGAGGAACTCGCCGGAGTGGAGATCATCGCCTTCGCGGATGCCGCGGCGTTCGAGGGCTGGCTGGCCGAGCACCACACCCGCCGGGAGGGGGTGTGGATCAAGGCGGCGAAGAAGAAGTCGGGCATCCCGTCGGTCACCGAGGACGAGATGGTCGACATCGGGCTCTGCTACGGCTGGATATCCGGGCAGCGCCGGTCCTTCGACGAACTCCACTACCTCCAGAAGTATGTGCCGCGCCGCCCCCGGAGCCTGTGGTCGCAGGTGAACGTCGACAAGGTGGCGGCGCTGACGGCGGCCGGCCGGATGCGCGAACCCGGGCTGGCCGAAGTGCGGAAGGCGCAGCAGGACGGGCGGTGGGACGCCGCCTACGCATCGCAGAAGACGGCGACCGTGCCTCCCGACCTGGCGGCGGCGCTCGCCGCGGACCCCGCGGCCGGCGCCGCGTACGAGGCCCTCGACCGGACGGCGCGCTACCAGCTGATCCTGCCGCTGCTGCAGGCCCTCACGCCCACGGCGCGACAGGCCCGCCTCGACCGGGCGCTGGCCCTGCTGGCGCCGGACGGCAGGCCGGCCGAGTAGGGGCGTCTCGGGGAACGGCCGGGGCGACCATGGAAGGGAGGCAGGGGGGCAGGGAGGCAGGGGGGCAGGGAGCCCGCCATGAGCATGCACCGCGTGGGACGCGAGATCACCGTTCTCGGGGACTGCCTGGAGGTGCCCGGGATCGGGTTCCTCCCGGTCAACGCGTTCGTGCTGCACGCCGAGGAGCCCGTGGTCGTCGACACCGGCCTCGGCCTGCCCGACCGGGACTTCCTCACGGCGGTCGCCTCGGCCCTCGACCCCGCCGATGTGCGGTGGATCTGGCTGACCCACCCCGACCGCGACCACACCGGCGGCCTGTTCGCCCTGCTGGAGGCCGCCCCGCAGGCACGCGTGGTGACCACCTTCCTGGGGGCGGGGATCATGTCCACCGAACGCCCCCTCCCGATGGACCGGATCCACCTGGTCAATCCGGGCCAGTCCCTCGACGTCGGCGACCGCCGGCTCGCCGCCTTCCGGCCGCCGCTCTTCGACAATCCGGCGACCGTGGGCGACTGCTTCGGCGGGCCGATGCCCAGCGCGGAGCTGGCGGTCGGCGGGGACGCCGGGGCGGTGGATCCGGAGCAACTGAGGGCGGCGCAGTTCCTCTGGGCCTCGGTGGACAGCCCGTGGATCCACACGGCCGATGCCGACAAGTACCTCGCCACGGTCCGGCCGTTGCGCGAGATGGACCCCGAGCTGGTGCTGTGTACGCACCTGCCGCCGGCCACCGGTCTGACGGCGCGGCTGATCGAGACGGTGAGCGCCGCCCCGGGCCTCGACCCCTTCGTCGGGCCGGATCAGCAGGCACTGGAGCAGATGCTGGCCGGTTCGAGCCCGCCGGAGGGCGCGGGCCGGAATCAGGGGCGGAATCCGAGTGACAACCGGAGGCGGAGACGTCGCCGACCACCTCATCGGCCACTTCGTCGACCAGGCCCGGCGCTCCGCCTCCTGGACCGACATCGGCCGGAGCATGGGTGTCACCCGCCAGGCCGCCCAGAACGAGGCGCGCTCGGCCGGCAACGGAAATCGCCACCGAGCACCTCACCCTCGGCCTGCTCGCCGAACCCGAAGGCTTCGCCGGCCTCGCCCTGAGCGGCCAGGGCATCGATGCGGACGCCATCCGGGCGGCCGTGTCGGTCGTGCTGCCCGCGCCCGCCGACACCGTGCCCGACCTCATCCCCTTCGGCGCGGGCGGCAAGAAGGCCCTGGAGCTCACGTTCCGGGAGGCACTGCGGCTCGGCCACAACTACGTCGGCACCGAGCACATCCTCCTCGCGCTGCTGGAGCTGGGGAACGGCGAGGGCGTACTCAGCAGCCTCGGCGCCGACAAGTCGAGGGCCGAGGCGGCCATCACCGAAGCCTTGGCCAGCGCCATAGGCGCGGCCGGGGCGCAGACCCCGCCCGCGAAGTAGGGTCCGCTCCGCCGCCACGGGCTGCGCCGGCCGCGCCGCCGGTGCCGTCGTCGGCCACCTCGTACCGCTTCACGTACGCGCCGAGGAAGGCCTGCAGCGTGGCCACGGCCGGGATCGCGATCAGCGCCCCGACCGCGCCGAGCAGCGCCGTCCCGGCGACCACGGACCCGAAGGCCACCGCCGGGTGGATGTCGACCGTCCGCGAGGTCAGCTTGGGCTGCAGCACATAGTTCTCGAACTGCTGGTAGATGACCACGAATCCGAGCACGTACAGCGCGTACCAGGGATTGACGGTGAAGGCGATCAGCATCGGCAGCGCGCCCGCGAGATAGGTGCCGATGGTGGGGATGAACTGCGAGACCAGCCCCACCCAGACGGCCAGGGCGGGCGCGTAGTCCAACTCCAGGATCATGAACAGGATGTAGTGCGCGATGCCGGAGATCAGTGCCATCAGGCCGCGGGAGTAGAGGTATCCGCCGG
This window harbors:
- a CDS encoding DUF4232 domain-containing protein; this translates as MKGTRKRGAVRTSSVLLAAGLLAGTVSAASAAGPASVSASSQASASADATVSLRAPLAPCRSSQLVADSAERAGATQVRVTVTNDGPRACELRGFPTVALAGQGSPDRNKPLDVRRQGMARTVRLPVGGTATTQLTFTPVLGEADGYCASGADPVVAPSIVVGVGGGQLQLGVADGGDFALCGNSVRATAFR
- a CDS encoding YdeI/OmpD-associated family protein, giving the protein MEELAGVEIIAFADAAAFEGWLAEHHTRREGVWIKAAKKKSGIPSVTEDEMVDIGLCYGWISGQRRSFDELHYLQKYVPRRPRSLWSQVNVDKVAALTAAGRMREPGLAEVRKAQQDGRWDAAYASQKTATVPPDLAAALAADPAAGAAYEALDRTARYQLILPLLQALTPTARQARLDRALALLAPDGRPAE